In the Nocardia asteroides genome, ACCCGCGGCACCAGGACGTCGGCCTCGCGCAGCCGCTTCGCCACCTCCCAGGTCGCGATGCCGATCGCGGTGCCCGCGACCAGGATGAAGACCTTCGGGACGAAGAGCAGGATGGCGATCAGCGAGAGCCCGAGCCCGAGCCCGACGCCGAGCGCCGCCGGTAGGTCCCGGCCCGCCCGCGAGCTGCGCGCCGCCGCCGGAGCGGGCTCCGGCGGCGCGGCAGCCGGGGTCGGCGCGAAGGCCGCTCCGGCAGGCGGAGGTTCTGTGCCCGGCGGCGTCGGCTCCTCGGCCGCAGCGGCTTTCTCGACCACGATCGTCCCGTCGCTCAACTCAAAAGTTCCCGTTCGTTCCCCGACCTCGTGGCGGACCCGCGATCGGATCTCAGACCTCGAGCAGTTCGGCTTCCTTGTGCTTGACCAGGTCATCGACCTGGGCCACGTACCTGGCGGTGGCCTTGTCCAGTTCCTTCTCGGCCCGGCCCACCTCGTCCTCGCCCGCCTCGCCATCCTTCTGGATGCGGCCGAGTTCGTCCATCGCCTTGCGCCGGACATTGCGGATGGCGACCTTCGCGTCCTCCCCCTTGCCCCTGGCCTGCTTCGCCAGCTCGCGGCGGCGCTCCTCGGTCAGCTGCGGGATGGAGATGCGGATGATGTCCCCGTTGTTGGTGGGGTTGACACCCAGATCGGAGTTACGGATGGCAGTCTCGATCGGCCCCATCTGACTCTTCTCGTAGGGCTTGATCACGACCATGCGCGGCTCCGGCACCGTGATGCTGGACATCTGGGTGATCGGCGTCAGGCTGCCGTAGTAGTCGACGACGATCCGGTTGAACATGCCGGGGTTGGCGCGCCCGGTGCGGA is a window encoding:
- the frr gene encoding ribosome recycling factor gives rise to the protein MIEEALFDAEEKMEKAVSVAKDDLGSIRTGRANPGMFNRIVVDYYGSLTPITQMSSITVPEPRMVVIKPYEKSQMGPIETAIRNSDLGVNPTNNGDIIRISIPQLTEERRRELAKQARGKGEDAKVAIRNVRRKAMDELGRIQKDGEAGEDEVGRAEKELDKATARYVAQVDDLVKHKEAELLEV